AAGGCACTGCAGTGCATGGTACTTCCCTCTGGCTACCCTGGACCCCCTGGCATCCACTATTACGCCTGCACTGAACTCCTGGCCTTTCACGTATACCGTTCCTGTTTTCTCCTTGAAGCCCCTGACAGATGTTTTGAGTTTGATCTCTGCCCCTGCTTCACGGGCCAGGTCTGCAAGGTACTGGTCGTATGCTGTCCTGTCAATGACGTGTGCCTCCGGCCTGTCCTTTGAAACCTTAAGGGTTACCCCGGAGGGTGAATGGAGGAACGCACCCCTTACACTGTTTATTATGACTTCATCGGGGAGCATGTTAACCTCCCTTATCCTGTGTGAGACCAGGCCCGCGCACTGGAGGGGCACCCCTATTATTTTCTTCTTTTCAAGGATGCATACCCTGAATCCCCTCTCTACCAGGTGCCTTGCAAGGGTTGATCCGGCCGGTCCTGCCCCCATTATGATAACATCATAGTCCCTCATTCTTCACCATCCTCTTCCCTTAACCTTTTAAATTTCCTTGAATGTCTCTCCATAACGGAACCCATGTTACCTGCGTACTCCTCTTCCTGTTCCTCTTCCTCATCGGACTCCCAGAAGGATGGGTCTGAGAACCCTGGTTTATCCGGAGTCTCATCTGAGAGCTCCCTTATTATCTCGGCTGCATGGTCCGCTGCCCCTCCTCCGGTGGATCTGTTGATATAATTCTCTATCCTTGAGGGTGATGGTGCATCCTGAAGGACTATGTGCGTCCCCTCATGGCCCCCGTAGACCTCAACGTCAGCGGAGTTAAGCAGCCTCTCGGTGAGGCCCTGTGAAAATACGACGTCAACTATTTTATCGTGATGGATGTAAAACCTTTTCTTCCTGATGACGCCTGATTCAACAATAACCCTCTGGTCCGTCACCAGGTATCTCCTGTTCCTCCAAGAGAGCACGTCCCACATTATACTGATAAGTAATATGAACAGCAGTGATAGGAGGATGATCACCGCAGTGCTGGCGAAGTTGAACCCGTATCTTTCAAGGAATACCCTTGAGAGGCTCCCTGCGAATTCAACCGTCCTCTGGAAGTAGTAGACTATTATGAGTGAGAGTATCACCTTAATAAGCGTTGATCTGGAGTTTAGAATGAACCTTGGATGTGCCTCGTAGAGGATCCTTTCACCAGGATAGAATCTGTCTCTGCCAAACATATTAATCACAGTGAAGCCAAGATATTCTGTAAAACAGTTAGCTGACTAAGATTAGGTATGTGGTTCATCTTTTTATATTTACTGGTATGGGCGGATGCTGGGGTCTTGAAATTATGCTGGTGTACCCCGACTCTT
The sequence above is drawn from the Methanothermobacter wolfeii genome and encodes:
- a CDS encoding PH domain-containing protein gives rise to the protein MFGRDRFYPGERILYEAHPRFILNSRSTLIKVILSLIIVYYFQRTVEFAGSLSRVFLERYGFNFASTAVIILLSLLFILLISIMWDVLSWRNRRYLVTDQRVIVESGVIRKKRFYIHHDKIVDVVFSQGLTERLLNSADVEVYGGHEGTHIVLQDAPSPSRIENYINRSTGGGAADHAAEIIRELSDETPDKPGFSDPSFWESDEEEEQEEEYAGNMGSVMERHSRKFKRLREEDGEE